The nucleotide window CACCAGGCTCTCGCCTTATGCGCCTAAGTGTGCACCTTGTTCCAGGCGCAAGGGTAGAAAGACGTGCCTTTTTTGTTTCTACATTCGGCGAGTACTTCTATTGACAAAAAGTACTATCATCAACTCGAAATTTGTTGATCTAGAAGTTTTCAAAATTAGTATCGTTGGTGATAACTAGTAACCAAAATCTTATCAAACTAACATACTCATGATTAAAAACCTCTCATATTTTCATTTTCAACACTACCACTCAttatctttttttaaaaaaaaaagttaatactcCTTTAGTTGTTAAAGGTGAGGAAAatgatgaaaatattgattttgaagataaatattaagagaatgaaagtgtagaaaaagatgatgaagataTAGTTACTTTATAACTTCTTAACTTTAGTTATGAAAGATTAAAAgactattaaaattttaataatttagtacTTGAAtgcttatttgttattattatttttagttttatattATTTGAAGTTTGATagaatattctttttttttttttcgcctCATCTCGCTCAGGGTTGCGCCTTCACCTTACGCCTATGCTCTAGAACCCTTTCGCACCTTAGTGCGCCTTGAgccgcctttaataactatgatcCTACATGGAGAGATTAGCTTTCATATACTGCATATAACGAACTCAAGCAAGAGGCTTTCTTTTGAGTTGTCAAAAACTATAAGAGAGATATACATCAACGTTGAGAGCTTTGAATTCGCTAGCAGATAGCTCTGAATTCATGTGAAGATATGATGTTAGTCTTTCCAACGATTCCCGCAGTTTGGATTGCAGCAGACATAAAACAGTGTCATACCTTCTTCTCTAGAAGTTGCCTGCATTTTCATGCAAAAATTTCAAAGCATTACAAGAACCAATAATAATGCAAAGAACCAAATATGTGCATTTTGCTCCAAGGCAGCTAGTTACAAGCCTACAATGCATAGTCTTGGGCATTATCCGGTTCTGGCTAGAATTGATATGGTCTAACCCAGATTAGGAATCGAAGCAAAATTAGCTCGACTTAAATCAGACTTAAACTGTGCTTTCCGACCTAGTTCTAGGTCAAaatcggttttttttttttttttttgcttaaaaaggtttttttaataatttgataaTTAGATTTGATCAAAATTGAGACTGAATCAAAATTGAGACTGAAACCAAGATCCTACAGTTTTTTCCCTGGTTCCCTAAACTGCTGAACCGAAACTGGACTGGACCGGACTGTGGCTACTCCTATTACTTCCTATATTCACCCTCCAATGCGAAGGAAATAAATTGGTGTTGTATATCAATAGTATTGCAACAACAAAAGCAGGTTGGAAAGTTGCCTGTAAAAAGACAGCTTCTCCATGGCCACATGCACAGCAACGAACGGATTTAGTACGAGGTAGAGTTGGATCTGAGGCCACATCCTCTAAAATCTGTGTATATTCTGAAACAGAGTGGTGTACCTCATTTCTATAAACACGATTATTATCAGCAATCTCCTGCAAGATTTTGAGTAACTCATTGGATAAATCATGACTCAGATAGGTAGATGCATACTATCAAATCACTTCTGATACTttatgaataatacagttttattCCCATTACAACCACTACAACATATTGGAGAAGCATTTTGGCTTCTAAATAAATTCAGTGGAGTAGTATTAATATGAGAGAATTTTCTGTTTGGTACATGATATCATCATTTTATAAATTGTATACCATAACACACATAAAAAACTTCTTTACAAATGATCAAAAGATCGAAGAAGATAATTATGCACCTGGTGATCACAGTTTCGACATGCAAAGAGGAGGATCCTTTGTTTCTTGTCTTCCTTAGGGTAGGGAATGTTGTtactgaaatttttgaaaaatatagatgttaGGCATCTGAAACAATATGAATGCATCTGCTAGGATGAAACAATGATATCAAATTCCAATTTCCAATCAGTAATCACAGTTATATAATGTGTTCATCAGCCTCTGAGAGATGGCGTTGTTAAAACTTAATAAATGCACATCCAGTGGGTAGCTATCAAGACGAAGTGAAAAGATTATCATTGAATTGCTAATATATGGATCAAAATATTTAAGTTAGGAAGGTCTGGAAGGTTTGGCACTTGGTTTCATGATGGTTGTTTAATGAATGCCTTCTAGTTTGAATTTTGAACTCAAGATAATGGTGAAACAATGAGCATATTCATGTTAAATATCTATAATGACAGGGTAGGtgggcaaaaaaaaaaagactaaccAGTTGGGGCAAAACTTGTATACACTCATTGTAAAACATGCTTTTGTTTTAAATCCTTGCTGCAAACTTGAAAGTTGTTTCACACGACCTCACCGTCCCTCGTCCTCCCTACTCCAATCTGATCCTCTTTTTATCTTTATCTACAAGTTCTGGCCCAATGCAAGAGAGAGATCCAGAGAACACCAGTGGTGAAAGTGTTAAATCTATCTTTGTGAAAACTACAAAAATTAACTAGAGACCCGTAAAGTTTAGGTAGACCTAGAGACTTGGTGGAGAGTTCCTCTATGTTCTAAAGGCTACAAACAGTGCCGCTCGGGTCACGTGTAATAACAAAGGGAATGAGTAATAGAAGGATCAGTCCATATACTGCTATAGGGTCAACACAACAAGGCATTAACGTTTCGGTTTCCTATTCTTACAGTAGCACAACGAGAGAAATATAAAAGCATCCTGGCTTTGCTACCCAACAATATCATGGCCTGATTTATATAGTCTCAAGAGCAAGGAGAGACGTAAATAGCAATTGAAAAACAGGAAGCAAAATATGTACCATTTAAAAAGCCAGATTCCATGCAAAATCCAGTTCATTAATATAGGCAAACCCATCAAAATACCCATAACAAGTTCAACATGTAAAGAAAACTGGCAGTATTACATCACAAAGCGAGAAGTAACAGAAATGAAAAACAAACACATCTGCTAACTTATTTTTGTTCTCATCTAATAAGCTTAAACTGCTTGATATAATGAAAGTGCAGATAACAGTGAAGCCAATATGATTCGTTGATCTATCCTGCTTCTGACCACCTCATTTAGCGCTTTCTGCTGTGCCTCCTCTTCCTCCGGCTGCTCCTATCTTCGGAATCAGATTCTGAACCTGAATCAGAGTCAGACGACTCCGAAGTTGAGCTATACCTCCTACGCCTCTCCTTCTTCTTCTGCTTTTTCTTCCTCCGCCGCCTCCTCTTTTCCTCGGAATCAGATGATGAGCTGTAATCTGAACTCTCTTCCTCTGAGGAAGATTCTGTTTCTGTCACAGACGAAGACCCACTATCACTCTCAAAAACCGAAGCCTCACTATCACTTCCAGAATCAGAATCTGATCTATGCTTCCTCTTACTTTTCTTAGATGATTTACCATTCTCCTCCTTAGAATCCGGATTCTCAAGATCATATGAGATAGAAAGTTTCATCCTCAATTTAGGATTCTTAAGCTGCTGTGTCCTTGAGGGACGCGTCATATAAACTCTTTCATTCTTGCACTCGAAAGTCCAGTGTCCAGTTTGAAAACATTTCTGACACTGAGAAGTGCCACCAACAGCGGTCATAGTACGCTTGAGGTCTTTTCTTTCACCCAATATCACTTGTTTTTCTGTACTCATCAAGTACATCTGCCGCTTGGCTTCTCTTTTCTCTTGCCATCGGCTAGGCCCTTCTTCCTTCTGCCCATAAGCATTGACATTTCTGGCAGCTGCAGCCGCAGCCCTTTCAGCCTGAGCACGACTAAGACCTTTTGCAGCACTCAATGCTGCAGCCTTGATCCTCTCAGCCGCAGCCTGAGctttctcttccttcttactcgaCATTATCTAAAACCCCAATACCCACAACCTTCAACCCAAAAACAGCAAcgtcaatctaaaatttaatcaCCCTGCATTCAAAAGTTAATTTACTTAGTCATAATTCAGCAACTAACAGGTATAATACTTCTACGAAATAACAGAAACTGTTCTCTAAATTTCTATTAGAATCTCTCGATTTCCTCCGCGCCTAAGACTATCAACGTCGTACAAAATCTTCAAGGGGAAAGAAACCCTAACAAGGAGTATCTGATCAATAAAGAGAAAATAGCAAAAGCGAATAAAAAACACCAGGAAAAATCAGATTGCAAATCTAAATTTCCAAATACAACCAACCCTAACCAGATTGCCTATTCAAAATTCATGCCCTAAATTACAACTATATACAAGCAAATAGAGCCATAGAAAAATAAAAACCAGaaaagaaaatcaaagaaaaaaaaacgcATACCTTGACGAGTTCAGGATCGGGTAATTATGCCGTAGTAGACCGCAGAGAGGATCGCATGGATCCAAGAATTTAGATTATAGTAAGACAGAGGACTTGAATCCCATTCTCAGCTCTTTATTCTCGATTCTTGCGCCCCCGGCGAATAAGTAATGGACTTAATTTTCATGGGCCGAATTCTAGGCCCAATATATATTACCGTGGCCCATGAGCCTAGTGTTGGGTTATCGGcactttttttttgttattattattattattaattcaaTAAGTCAATGGCAATAATCCAATTAGCCTTTCATAAAATACGAACAAGATGAATGTTTGTTATTCGATCAAAGGATGGAGTCAAAAGATTTTTCCTAAGGGACCAATACATGAAGCTACGTGCTCTTAAATATTGTCAAATGATCAACTCAATTTTATAAAAaagaataattattatttttaataatttttcattaaaattaataaaaaatataagaattaattttatattttgaattaatatatatatatatatatatatatatatatatatatatatatatataaaaagagtTTAAGTaacaatataatttatttttattttaaaaaaactttgataatttattttttttaaaaaaatttatatattttatttgtaaaattttaattttaatattttaaatgataTATAAAAATATGATAAATACACAAAAATATATTATGTTTATATTCTATTTGGTGGTATAGATAAGAAAAAAAATACTCTTAATTTGCGATcatcattttaatattttaatttattaaataattataaaatatcttatttttaaaatttattttttaaaaaatattttttatttacagtatttttaaattttaattgtcattaaaaattatatatatatatatatatatatatatatatatatatatatatatatatatatatatatatataatgccaTAATAAAGtatgttaaaataaaaaaaaattaaaatacttcatttgtttatatcataataaaataataaaaattatttggaTGGTCAATAATTAAAAAATGGTTTCTCCGTGATACCATTCTGATTTTCACATTTatagtttaatttaatatttattttaatctcATCTAAAAGTAAAACATTTAATATAAAAGTAACTAAAATATTTAGCTATTCCAACAAGAAAATGATTGCAATATCCGAAAGAATAATTGATGGAATTTTATTGCATCAACCATTTTAAGATTGCCACTGCAAATGCGTGCACAGAGATGGCTAATTAGAATAGAATTGCAAAAGTACGCGGTAAAAGAGAAGgaaaaacaataaattaaaattataagataaaaattaaattaattaataattattatcaataatttattttattttaactaaatttattaatgaaaattattaattatatatattatttattattcattaaaatttaatttataagaacttgaaaataataataataataataatattttatcaatgttttaattttttacataaaaaataataaacccataaataaaatttatagatattatttttaattaaatattaataaaaaataataaatttccaaatatttattttaattaaatattaatttaattttaattaaaaaaaaaatctgggttaaagAAACTTTCTGAAACAGAACAAGTGTTGAACGCTAGTCGGTGCTGAAATGCACCTTAGCTCACATCCTTACAATTACATCATCTGGGTTTTATTTGTTCTTTTCTTTTCCAACCAAACAAAGCTACAGTGGGCTACTGCAGACCATTGGGCTACAAAATATTACTCCAGATAGCTATTCTATACTTGAAGCTTGCATGCCACATGCTCAAAGCTCAACATTTTAACATAAGATCAAGATTTAAGCAACGTTATTAGATTCAACAATCATCTACAAATGAACCATTTGCCTTTATCAAACAGGAAGGCCAAAATATTCAAGTATTTTAATCCCCATTATGATAGAAAATATCAGTTCAAAAGAGAAATCCAAGGCAGTGCATGCTCAAGAAAATAGCAATTATGTTATGGATTAAACTAGAAATTAAGTAGCAGCCGCATTTTGAGACATTATTCGAGGTTCAGAATATCCCAGTCAGAAGATTTGCAGCAGTGGAAATTGCGGCTCCAGTGATAGCACATTGAACTACATGATCATGGGAGACATCATCTGTTGTAAGTGCCAATGCCATGCCTGTTATAGCTCCAGCCACTGCACTATTTTTCTGTATTGAATTAAGCAATAAAATATCATGATTATAATAATGATTATGCACTTCAATATATCTCGGACAAAAGAGATGTAAAAACTAGTAGTGCCATG belongs to Hevea brasiliensis isolate MT/VB/25A 57/8 chromosome 4, ASM3005281v1, whole genome shotgun sequence and includes:
- the LOC110633070 gene encoding uncharacterized protein LOC110633070, with translation MSSKKEEKAQAAAERIKAAALSAAKGLSRAQAERAAAAAARNVNAYGQKEEGPSRWQEKREAKRQMYLMSTEKQVILGERKDLKRTMTAVGGTSQCQKCFQTGHWTFECKNERVYMTRPSRTQQLKNPKLRMKLSISYDLENPDSKEENGKSSKKSKRKHRSDSDSGSDSEASVFESDSGSSSVTETESSSEEESSDYSSSSDSEEKRRRRRKKKQKKKERRRRYSSTSESSDSDSGSESDSEDRSSRRKRRHSRKR
- the LOC110633072 gene encoding DNA-directed RNA polymerases II, IV and V subunit 9B isoform X1; this encodes MSVYKFCPNCNNIPYPKEDKKQRILLFACRNCDHQEIADNNRVYRNEVHHSVSEYTQILEDVASDPTLPRTKSVRCCACGHGEAVFLQATFQPAFVVAILLIYNTNLFPSHWRVNIGSNRSSHSPVQSSFGSAV
- the LOC110633072 gene encoding DNA-directed RNA polymerases II, IV and V subunit 9B isoform X2, coding for MSVYKFCPNCNNIPYPKEDKKQRILLFACRNCDHQEIADNNRVYRNEVHHSVSEYTQILEDVASDPTLPRTKSVRCCACGHGEAVFLQATSREEGMTLFYVCCNPNCGNRWKD